The Vanessa atalanta chromosome 6, ilVanAtal1.2, whole genome shotgun sequence region tatacagggttattggtaattcgaggTAATCCCgttagataattttttaaaatttttgaagttgggggttaaaattatcacaaatagtcacccctatcacctcctaacagGAATATGCCGAAtcaccaataaccctgtatatatatactttttaaaacataccttataatattaaacatcatTAATGGACTTGATGTTACAATAAATCATGATCaacaaaatgttgtttttaaatttggaccaaCATCGaccaaaatatgtatttaaataacttactcAGGTTGAATAACTATTTTATGGACAGCAGCTGGTAGTTCAATGAGTTTAGTTGCAGTTTCTGGTTTCCGTATATCTATTAAACTGATAAAACCAGCTTCATCaccaaatatcaaattattttcatcaaaCCATTGTAAGCATCGAACAccacaatcatttttaaataattctgaaattcaaaaaataatgcCACTTATGTgatgatttaaaattgtaaataaaatatgatgtaaCAACAATATTTACCTAAAGCTGGTAAATCAATTTTGTCATAccacaaagaaataaaataatccaaagATCCAGTAGCAAAACTTGTGTGAGACCTAGGCCTGACTGAAACTCCATAAATGGATCTACTATGAGCTGCAAAGTAATTTCTAATACAAATCAAGTCTATTGTATCCCACAcctggaaataaaaatgatttaagtaattttaaaataataattacatttaaacatatttaaaaatttgatataCTAACATTGTAAGTACAGTATgctagcaattttttttaacgtgtCTGATTTGTtggttactatattttttttaaataaagcctTTTTTACtcaaatttactaaaattgatTTCCACCTTAATATTGCCATCTGCACCAGCAGTGACATATTCCTTATTAGGATCTAAGCAGTCTACACTTAACACGGCTCCATCATGTTCAGCTACTGATAGATCTTCACTCCATTGATTCCAAGCATCATCTTCTTTACTGGACCATAAACTTACAGCCCCACTGTCCTCACATAGAAAAATCTATGAAAGATAGGAAAATATGGTAATATAAAATGAAGTAATTTAAGTAAacattacaaaactatttttcttatttttgtacGGAAGTGGTTACCTTATTTGAATTTTCTACAAAACAGCCATCTGCAGTCCCACTGGTTAAATAGATGtccttttttgttgtttttcgaATTTTGTTATCTTCTGTTCTCTTTTCAAAAATACTGGCACCCCCATTCCAATATCGTCCAGTCAACTCTGAACATCCCACCAATACAGTTCCATCTAAAATtgcaaattttgttttgatttttttgaagCACTCGGAAGTTTTATGTAGTGACAGaaagtattttaatga contains the following coding sequences:
- the LOC125064984 gene encoding methylosome protein 50-like — its product is MDNSNKIVPPHLNAEVYRTDTTGTCTQSYLDYIRLHSNGTVLVGCSELTGRYWNGGASIFEKRTEDNKIRKTTKKDIYLTSGTADGCFVENSNKIFLCEDSGAVSLWSSKEDDAWNQWSEDLSVAEHDGAVLSVDCLDPNKEYVTAGADGNIKVWDTIDLICIRNYFAAHSRSIYGVSVRPRSHTSFATGSLDYFISLWYDKIDLPALELFKNDCGVRCLQWFDENNLIFGDEAGFISLIDIRKPETATKLIELPAAVHKIVIQPECNRLSVCCDNKIVSVFDISEDLKLSLIYENRNLHSNFVRGMVWDNDERNVLHTVGWDGELKTHRLPCD